One genomic window of Danaus plexippus chromosome 23, MEX_DaPlex, whole genome shotgun sequence includes the following:
- the LOC116774872 gene encoding octopamine receptor beta-1R-like — protein sequence MKLDIDVVLNDTPQNFSLDFRDLSTSMYLTDSFGNKTFELNETTTDLVYTNQFEDVPFIVFLVFLKCIIMLFIILAAIFGNLLVIVSVMRHRKLRVITNYFVVSLALADMLVAIWAMCFNFSVEITNGQWLFGYFMCDVWNSLDVYFSSASILHLCCISVDRYYAIVQPLDYPLIMTTSKLGIMLAVVWCSPALVSFLPIFMGWYTTYEHLDFRKRHPKVCSFTVNRVYAVISSSVSFWIPGVIMLYMYYRIYVEADRQERMLYRSKVAALLLDKHLQINGISVGEVMRERQSIQMQPMASSKMKRERKAARTLGIIMSAFLACWLPFFLWYIITALCGESCPSPPPVVAAVFWFGYFNSALNPLIYAYFNRDFRAAFRKTLDSCCRSLCGSFGRRYCHQHRRDHHHSNASSDIHMNNCVKSTSADVLRAQASCSRPDDVIIRA from the exons ATGAAACTGGATATTGATGTCGTTCTGAACGATACCCcgcaaaatttttcattggaTTTCCGAGATCTCTCAACATCAATGTACTTGACGGATTCGTTTGGTAACAAAACTTTTGAACTAAACGAGACCACAACCGATCTCGTCTATACAAATCAGTTCGAAGATGTTCCTTTTATCGTCTTTCTGGTATTTCTCAAGTgcattattatgttatttattattttggcaGCCATTTTCGGCAATTTGCTGGTTATTGTTAGCGTAATGAGGCATAGAAAACTTAGAGTTATAACCAACTACTTCGTTGTGTCGTTAGCGTTAGCAGATATGTTGGTAGCGATATGGGCCATGTGTTTCAACTTCAGCGTTGAAATAACAAACGGACAATGGCTTTTTGGATATTTCATGTGTGATGTCTGGAACTCCTTGgacgtatatttttcttcagcCTCAATTTTACATTTGTGTTGCATTAGCGTTGATAGATACTACGCTATTGTCCAACCTTTGGACTATCCGCTTATAATGACAACAAGCAAGCTTGGAATTATGCTGGCTGTAGTATGGTGTAGCCCTGCATTGGTTTCGTTTCTTCCAATTTTTATGGGTTGGTACACCACATATGAGCATCTGGACTTTAGAAAAAGACATCCAAAAGTGTGCAGTTTTACTGTGAACAGAGTGTATGCAGTGATATCCAGCAGTGTTAGTTTTTGGATTCCAGGCGTTATAATGCTATACATGTATTATCGCATATACGTGGAGGCAGATCGTCAGGAGAGGATGTTGTACAG GAGTAAAGTCGCTGCCCTACTGTTGGACAAGCATCTTCAGATCAATGGGATCTCAGTTGGTGAGGTGATGAGAGAACGTCAAAGTATTCAGATGCAGCCGATGGCGAGCAGCAAAAtgaagagggagaggaaagctGCAAGGACCTTAGGAATCATCATGAGCGCCTTCTTAGCGTGTTGGCTGCCATTCTTTTTATG GTATATAATAACAGCCCTATGTGGGGAGTCCTGCCCCTCTCCACCGCCTGTGGTAGCGGCCGTGTTCTGGTTTGGCTACTTCAATTCAGCTCTCAATCCACTCATATACGCATACTTCAACCGGGATTTTAGAGCTGCCTTTAGAAAAACGTTGGATTCATGCTGCAG GTCACTTTGCGGTAGTTTTGGACGCCGTTACTGTCACCAGCATCGTCGTGATCATCACCACTCGAACGCCTCATCAGATATTCATATGAACAACTGTGTGAAGTCTACATCAGCTGATGTATTACGAGCGCAAGCGTCCTGTTCCAGACCGGACGATGTAATCATAAGGGCTTAA